The genomic window CCCTCGTGGCGCATCGACCCGGACAGTGAGATGAAGTCGTGGACCGCGCCCATCAGCGGGTTGCCGATGGCGACCCACGCCAGCGCCGGGACCCACCCCCAGATCGCACCCGCGGTGATGGGACCGACGATCGGCGCACCTCCCGCGATGCTGGAGAAGTGGTGACCGAGCAACACCGGCTTCTTCGCCGGGACGTACTCCTGTCCGTCTTCGTACTTGTGTGCCGGCGTCTCACGCGAGTCGTCGAGGTCGACGAACCGCGAGAGGTAGCTCGAATACCCGATGTAGCCGGCGGTAAACGTTACGAGGACTGCCGCGACGATCCAGATGACCTGTGTCATTGGTAAACACGCTCATCAATAGCCATTATATTCAACTAGTTAATTATTTCCCTCGCGGCGAATCGAACTGCGGGTTTTCGGCGGGAAAACGCAAGCTGTCCAACTAGTTTTGGCATGCTTGCGGGTCAATCTGATCAGAACTAAACAAACGAGGGGGCGTCCGCGCGCACTTCCACGTCGAGTTCCGCGGCCACCTCCGCCAGCAGGTCCCCTTTCACTTCCCGCGTTCTGGTCTCTATCTCCGCGACCAGCGGCGGGTCGAACCGGTCGCGGACCGCGTCGAGCCGCTCCCGCTCGGTCTCGACGCGGTCGCGGAGGTAGCGCGCCCCGCGGCCGTCCTCGTCGGCGTCCGGACTCGGCGTGAGCTTGTTCGCGACGAGGCCGCGAACGCCCAGGTCCTCTCCCTGCATGTCCTCGATGGCGCGGCCGGTTTCGTTCACCGAGAGCTGGTCGGGGTTCAGCACGATGAAAAACGCCGCGTCGTTCCGGAGCGCACCGCCGGCGAACTCGAAGAACTCCTTGCGGTCCTGCAGATGCGCCAGCACCGGGTCGCCGTCCATCACGCGACGGGGCTCCCGGTTGCCGATCGCAGCCTTCTCGAAGCGGTCGATGCTCTGTTTGCGCTTGTGCATCAGCCGCTCGATCCACGACTCCAGGAACTCCGGGAGTGCGAACAGCCGCAGCGTCGACCCCGTCGGTGCGGTGTCGAAGACGACCCTGTCGTAGGGGTCTCTCTCCCGCATCACGTCCACGAACCGGTCGAACAGGGCGGCCTCGTACGCGCCGGGCGTCTGGTGGGCCATCTCCAGCTGTCGGTCGATCTCGTTGACCATCGGGGTCGACACCTGGTCGGAGAGCCGACCGCGGATCTCCCCGAGGTGTTCGCTCACTTCGGCCTCCGGGTCGATCTCCAGGGCCGAGAGCCGGTCGATACCGTCGACCGGTTCCGGTTCGTCACCGAACGACTGGTCGAACACGTCCGAGACGGAATGGGCCGGGTCCGTCGACACGACCAGCGTCTCCACGCCCTCGTCGGCGCATTTTCGGGCGTACGCACAGGAGACGGTCGTCTTGCCGACGCCGCCCTTCCCTCCGAAGAACACGAACGGCTCCATCTACACGGCACCTCCGTCCCGCGGGGTCGGGCGGCCCCGAACGCCCGAACGACCCCGGAATCGCGGCCGATGACTGGTCGCAGTCATCAGAAGTGATACCCCTCCGCTTTCCCGGCGAGCGGCGTCTCGCGGTCCCAGAGGCGGCGTTCCCAGGCTTCGAACTCGTCTTCGAGAAACGGCAGTAGCTCGGCCGTGTAGTACGACACCGGCGACGGGATGCCGAACGCATCCGGGAAGCAGGCCAGCATGAACGCGTCCTCCAGGTCCTCGGCCTCGTCCTCGATCTTCTCGTAGGCGGGGTGGCTGATCATGCCGTGGTACAGGCCGCGGAGCCACTCGTCGATGACCTCCCGGTAGGCGCTGATTCGGCTGGCGAGCGTCATCGTGTCCCACGAATGCGTTCGCCGACAAAAAGCTGCGGGTGGGTGGTCGGGGTTGGCCGGGACCCGGACGTTCAAGTTACCCGGTACCAACCCACGGGCATGGGCGATCGGATCCCGGTCACGGTGCTCTCGGGGAACCTCGGTGCTGGGAAGACGACGCTGGTGAACCACCTCCTCGAACGCTCCGGGGACCGCGAACTCGCCGTGCTGGTCAACGACATGGGCGACGTGAACGTCGACGCCGACCTCGTCGCGGCGGGCTCGGACCTCGACGTCGACGACGGCGTGGCGGAGCTGTCGAACGGCTGTATCTGCTGTGAGCTACAGGACGACCTCGAATCGGCCGTCACCCGGCTCGCCCGCGAGCGCGATTTCGACCACCTCGTCGTCGAGTCCTCCGGGATCTCCGAGCCGGCTCCGGTCGCACGCCTGTTCACGACGGAGTCCCGCGCGGCGGCCCGGTACCGCGTCAACGGTCTCGTGACGGTCGTTGACGCCCGGCTGTTCGTGGACGCGTTCGGCGGCGACGAGGTGCCCGAGCGCCGCGCGGCCGGCGAGGACGAGCGCCCCCTCTCGGACCTGCTCGTCGAACAGGTCGAGGTGTCGAACGTCGTCCTGCTGAACAAGGCCGACCTCTGTACCGAGGCCGAACTGGAGACCGCCGAGGGCCTCGTGGCGGCGCTCCAGCCCGACGCCGAGACGGCACGGACGGAGTTCTCCGCCGTCGACCCGGCGTGGCTGCTCGACGTGGAGCGGTTCGACCCCGACGCCGTGAGCGACCTGCCCGGCTGGAAGCGCGCGCTCGACGACGACGGTCACGGCGGGGACGGCGACCACCGCCACCCCGACGAGGTGTACGGCGTCTCGTCGTTCACCTACCGCCGCCGTCGGCCGTTCCACCCCGAGCGAGTCGCCGACCTCCTGCGCTCGCTTCCGGAGAGCGTCGTGCGCTCGAAGGGCACGCTCTGGGTCGCTGACAACGACCAGCGACAGACGCTCGGCCAGGCCGGGTCGTCGGTGCGAGTCACTGCCGAGGGACCGTGGGTCGCGTCGCTCCCGGCGGTCGAACAGGACCTCTACCGGTCGAACCGGCCAGACCTGGACTGGGACGACGAGCACGGCGACCGGCGGACCGAACTCGTCGTCATCGGCGTCGACATGGACGAGGCGAACGTCCGGGACAGGCTCGACGACGCGCTCGTCACGGACGCGGAGTGGTCCGAGTCGGCGTCGCTTCCGGCCGGCCCGTTCCCGGGGAGCACCGGCGAGGACGCCGTGCTCCGTGAGCCGTAGGCGTCGTTCCCGCCGGCCGCGCGGTCAGCAGGCGCAGCCGTCCGCGTGGTTCCGCTCGAAGCGCATCGCGTCGCCGCAGTCCGGACACAGCGGGGTGTCGTCCCCGTCCCGGTCCAGCCCCTCGTCGTCGACGGCGACGTCGCGGACGCGCACAGCACAGTCGTCACACCAGTACGCGCCCTTCGAGTCGGTCCCGTTGCCCGCCTCCCCGTCGTCCGTCTCCCCCGCGGACAGCGCCGACGAAACGGTACTGAGCAGTCCCATGTCACGTGCTACCAACCGAACGATATTAACTCTGTGGCTGCGTTCCGGCAAGAGATAAGTACCAGTCGCCCGGCATGTGACCCATGAGCGACGACCCGGAGGAGGGGTTCGGCGAGGGCGTCGACCGGTCGGCGGGCGACCCCCGAGTCCTGTTTGCGATGAACGCCGTCCTGTCGACGGGCTTTGCGCTGTTTATCACGTGGGGGCTGGCGTTCGTCGACGTGTGGGAGTTCACCGCCGTGAACGTGGCGACGCTCGCGATCCTCCTGTTTGCCGTGACGTACCTCGTCACGTCGTAGCGACGCCACGCCGGGTCGTCCCCTTGCAGCAGGGCGGTCCGAATCCCGACAGAGATCCGTCAGCTACTTTCGGCCCGTGGACCCCGTCTCACTGTATGTCGAGCGACGGTTCGAACCTCAACGACAACGTCCGGAAGATCATCGGTGGGTCGTCGGCGGTGATGAACCTCGCCGCTTTCACCGTGATCGGTTACATCGCCCTGGAAAACGTCGCCTACGGAGCCCTCGCCGGCGTGTTCGCGGGAATCGGCACGGGCCTGTTCCTCCCATGGTTCCTCCAGTACTCGGCCGCACAGAACCAGTCAGCGGACGACCTGCCCACCGAAACCGGCGGTGGGGACGGCGACACCTCCCGACTGGGTCTGGTCGGACTCGGCCTCGAACTCGGCGGGATCACCATGCTCGCTATCGGGTTCGCCCTCGCCGAACCGGACTTCGTATCGGGCACCGTCGCGGCCGTCGCAGTCGCGCTTACGGTCCCGGTCGTGGCGTCCGAACTGATGGGTGGGTGAACAGCAGGCTTCGCAAGGTGAGCCGGCAGTTCGTGGTACCGGGTCCGACAGGATACGCCGGTTCACAGGCCCTCCTGACTGTCGAAACCAGCGCGTCTGTCGTTCTGCTTTCGTGATGTATATTGGGGGTTTCGAACATTACTAAAGAACGTCCCGCGAGAGCCCGGTTCGAGCGACCCAACCGCGAATGCGTTCGTAGAGCAGGTCTACTACGAACAGGCCGGCGTCTACCACGCGTATCGGCGACCCATCCGGCGAACATCGCCGACGACATGCAATGATTGCTCAACGACTGGTACGCCGGGCTAGACCAGCGAACACAGGAGTTCGAGACGGACCCGACGAGCAGGGGAACACGACGCCGACTGTGGAGCGTTCGCCACGAACCGCTGCGCTCCGGGTCGGCCGCCGTGCTTCGACCGCTGGGCACGAACACGCCGTCCCGGACGGATCAATATTGTAGTAAAACAGAAATACATTCTCCACGTCCTTCGGCTGCCGTGTTGCCGGCTCTCCTCGTCTGGTCGCTGCTGACGCCTCCCTTCGTCGACTTCGGATCGGGCGGCTGCCCGTCGACCGACGGGTGTGGTCTGTCAGAAGATCCCATACTATTAATCCCCGCTCGGCGAACAGCCGGGTACGGAACTCACACATGACGACAGATGTCATTCTCGACTGCGATCCGGGACACGACGACGCGATAGCGGCGCTGCTCGCGCTGACTGCCCCCGACCTCTCCGTCCGCGCGGTCACGACGGTGGCGGGCAATCAGACGCTGGCGAAGACCACGGAGAACGCGCGGCAGGTGCTCACGCTCGCCGACCGGACCGACGTGCCCGTTGCCAGCGGGATGGACGAGCCGATGGTCCGCGACCTGATGGTCGCGGAGGACGTGCACGGCGAGTCGGGCCTCGACGGTCCCGACCTCCCCGACCCGGCCGTCGACACGCTCGACGAGCACGCGGTCGACTGCATCGCCCGCACGGCGCGGGAGGCCGGCGGCGTGACGCTCGTGCCGACGGGACCGCTCACCAACGTCGGCATGCTGCTCAAGCGGTATCCCGACATCGACCGATACGTCGACGAGATCGTGTTGATGGGGGGTGCGGTCGGGATGGGGAACTACACGCCGGCCGCGGAGTTCAACATCCTCGTCGACCCGGAGGCGGCCGACATCGTCTTCCGGTCGGACGTGCCGGTCACGATGGTCGGTCTTGACGTGACCCGCGCGGCCCGGGTCCGCACTGACGAGTTCGAGCGGTTCCGGGACCTCGGGACGGACGTCGGCGTGACCGTCGCGGAGTGGCTCGACTACTTCCTCCGCTTCCACGAGGACCGCTTCGGCTGGGACGGGGTCCCGCTTCACGACGCCTGCGCGGTGGCCGAACTGATCGACGACGACATCGTCGAGACCGAGGCGATGCACGTCGCCGTCGAAACCGCCGGCGACCACACCGCCGGTCGGACCGTCTGCGACCAGTGGGACGTGCTCGACACGGAGCCGAACGCGAGCGTCGGCGTCGACATCGACCGCGAAGCGTTCGTCGACCTTGTCGTCGACGCGGTCGCGAAGTACTGACCGGCCGTCGGGTCCGCCGTTCCGTCCCGGCTGGAGGCTCCGGAAAGGATGGCCTTATTGGGTGCCGAACCGTGGTGACAGTAACCGAATGCTTCAGCTCTCCGACGCCCTGCTAGGGACGATACTCGCGACCACGGCCTCCCTGATGTTCGCCTTCCAGTACCTGTTCGTCCGCCTCGGGACCCGGGAGGGGTCGGTGTCCGAGGTGATCTGGGTGTCGCTGTTGAGCAACGTCGTCATCCTCGTCCCGCCCGCGCTGGTCCTCTACGACGTTTCGATGTCCACGGAGGCCCTGCTCGCCTTCGCCGGCGCGGGGCTGTCGGGGTCGCTGTTCGCGCGGATCTGTATGTTCACCAGCATCGAGCGACTCGGGGCGAGCCGGACTTCGCCGATCGTGGCGTCGAACGCGCTGTTCGCGACGCTGCTGGCGGTGGTCGTGCTGGACGAGTCGCTGACCGCCGTGCATTTCCTCGGCGTGGTGCTGATAGTCGCCGGCGTCGCGGTGATCTCCTACGAGACCGCCGAGAGCCAGCGCGTCGAGGTGTCGCGGCGCGAACTGGCGCTGCTGTTTTTCGTGCCGATCCTCGGCGCGGTGTTTCTCGGCATCGAACCGATCTTCATCTCCCTCGCGCTGGGGGCGGGCGGGTCGATCATCCCCGGCACGGCGGTCGTCGTCACGACCGCGTTCATCGGATTCACGGTGTACACCCGCGCGACGACGGGGTTGCCCTCGCCCTCGATCGTCCGACAGCCCTACATGAAGTGGTACATCGCGGCGGGGGTCGCGACCACCTTCGGTCTCCTTGCGGCCTTCACGGCGCTCCAGACGGCCCCCGTCGTCATCGCCGTCCCGCTCATCCAGACCTCGCCGCTGCTGGTCATCGGGCTCTCGGCGCTGTTCCTCTCGTCGCGGCTGGAGCGCGTCACGCCCGCGGTGCTCGTCTCCACCGTGATCATCATCCTCGGCGCGACCATCGTCTCCCTCTCCGGCTAAGCGGAGTACGCCTCCAGCGTCCCGCACAGCAGGTCGACGAACCCGCCCCTGTCGACGCCCAGGGCGACGTGGGCGTTCGGCTCCGCGTCGCGGACGCCGTACCGGTCACAGACGGTCCGCCCGAGGGTGTGGTCCCCGGAGGTCTCGACGGCGACGTGCAGGTGCTCCGTCTCGACGAGGCCCGGGTCGATGACCGCCCCGACCGCCAGCGCGTCGTGGACCGGGACGCTCTCCCGGCCGTACTGCTCCTCGTGCCACCCGATGAAGTAGTCGAGCCACGCGGCAACGGTGGGACCGACCGGGTCGCCGAACCCGCGGATGCGCTCGATGTCGGCGCGGCCGAGCCGCGACTCCCGGGTCACGTCCAGGCCGACCATCGTGACCGGCACGTCCGCGTCGAACACGACCGCGGCGGCCTCCGGGTCGACGAGGATGTTGTACTCCGCGGCCGGCGTGTAGTTCCCCGTCCCGGCCGCGCCCCCCATCAACACGATCCCGTCGATGCCGTCCTCGACCGCGGGGTACTGGCGGAGCGCCGTGGCGACGTTAGTGAGGGGGCCCGTCGGTACGAGCGTCACCGACCCCTCCCTCGCGGCGTCGCGGATGACGTCGACGGCGTGGTCATCGACCGCGTCGCGGTCGGGCTCCGGCAGGTCCGGGCCGTCGAGCGCCGACTCGCCGTGCACCTCCGGGGTGGCGATCACGTCGTCCGAGCGGACCAGCGGCTCGGCCATCCCGGCGGCCACCGGCACGTCCGCCCGGTCGGCCAGCGCCAGCACGCGCCGGGCGTTCCGCGTCGTCTTCGGGAGCGTCCCGTTGCCCGCCACAGTCGTGACTGCGTCCACCTCGACCGCCTCGTGGCCCAGCGCCAGCAGCAGCGCGATCGCGTCGTCGTGGCCCGGGTCCACGTCCAGGACGACGTTCGTTGCCATACGCCACCGAGACGCGCGAGCCACATTGCTCTGTGGGTCGGCGACGGCCGAACCCCTTTGTACCCCCTCCGAGAACCCGATCGGCATGCGCAACGTCGTCGTCACCGGCGGGCTCGGCACTGCGGGAACGTGGGTCGTCGACCACCTGAACCGGGCCGGCTGGAACGTCACCTGTATCGACCTCGGGACCCCGGCGGGCGCGGGGCCGGGCGGCACCGTCGTCGACGGCGTCGAGTTCCGGAAGGGGGACCTGACCGACCACGGGCAGGCGTGGGAGCTGGTCGCCGAGAGCGACCCCGACGCGGTCGTCCACATGGCCGCCGTCCCGATGGCGGGGATCGTGTCGGAGAGCCGGACCTTCGAGACGAACGTGACGAGCACGTACAACGTGCTGACTGCGGCGGGCCGGGTGGGTGCGGACGTGGTCTGGACCTCCAGCGACGCCGTCTACGGGTCGGTGTTCGCGGACCCGCCGTGGCTCCCCGACTACCTCCCGGTCGACGAGGGCCACCCGTGCCGGCCGACGGACCCGTACGGCACGTCGAAGCAGGTCGGCGAGAACGTCGCCGCGATGACGGCGCGAAAGCACGGCGTCGACGTGGCGTCGCTCCGCCCGCCGCTCATCGAGGTCCCCGGCGAGTACCGGAGCGCCGAGCGACGGGCCGCGTTCGACCCCGAGACGGCCGAGCGGGACGGCGAGTACTGGTCCTACGTCGACGTCCGTGACGTCGCCCGCGCCGTCGAGGCCGCGCTCACGACCGACCTCGGGGGGCACGAGGCGTTCCTCGTCGCGGCCGCGGACAACTGCCTCGACCGCCCGACTGCGTCGGCTATCGAATCGGTTTACGGCGACCTCCCGGACGACTGCGAAATCGAGGGCGACGAGTCCGCGTTCTCGTCGGCGAAGGCGCGGTCGGTCCTCGGCTGGGAGCCAAGACATGGGTGGCGCTCCGCCGAGGACGAGTCGGTTGCGCCGCCCTCGTTCGACTGAACCAACCGCACAGCGAAAAGGGGGTGGAATCCGGCGCTACTCGTCGCCGCTCTCGTAGTTCTCGCCGGCGCGTTCGGGGATCCGCGTGTAGCCGAACAGCACCAGCACGACGATGACGGCCGCGTAGGGGATCGCCCCGAACAGTTCCGGGGCGATGTCGAGCCCGATCTGCTGCATGCGGACCTGGTACGCGTCGAGCCCGGCGAACAGCGCCGCCGCGCCGAACGTTGCGAGCGGGTTGTAGTTGCCCATCAGGTACGCGACGATGCCGATGAACCCGTCGCCGCTGACGATGGTCTGCCCCTGGCCGATGAACTGGCCGACCGTCGAGAGGGTCAGCGCCGACCCGCCGATCCCGGAGAGCGCGCCGGAGATCATGATGCTGATGTACCGGACGCGGTTCACGTTGACGCCGGCGGTGTCCAGCGCCTCCGGGTGTTCGCCGCTCGCGCGGACCCACATCCCGAAGGAGGTGAACTTCAGTACGTACCACGCGACGGGCACGATGACCAGCATCAGGTACGTGGTCGGGTAGTTGGTGAACAGGATCCGGCCGAGCACCGGGATCTCCGAGAGGACCGGGATCGGCACCTCGCTGAACGTCGCCACGGTCGGGCTGTTGATCTGCCCCCAGTACACGCGGCTGAAGAACGGTGCCAGGCCGAGGAACACGAACCAGACGGCCAGCCCCGCGATGATCTGGTCGGCCTTGTAGCGGATGCAGATGACGCCGAACAGGAGCGCCCCGAGCGTGCTGACGACGACTGCTGCCAGCATTCCGAGCCACACCGCACTACCGGCACCGACGGCGTCCACGCTGATGCCAGTGACCAGCACGCTCGTGAACGCGCCGGCGATCAGCAGCCCCTCGATGCCGATGTTGATTACGCCGCTTTTTTCCGCATAGAGGCCACCGACGCCGGCGAGGGTGATCGGCACGGACAGCGTCAGCGCCGTGTTGAAGAAGCCGACGCCGAGGATCCCGATCAGTTCGCTCCGGTACGGCGTGGCCAGCAGCCCGCCGACGAGGAGCACCGCGATGGCTAGCAGACCGATACGCCGCCGGGTCAGTCGTTCGCTCTCAATCATCGTTAGCCTCCGTTCCCGCAGGGGCCGTAGACGAGGAGTCGCCCAGCCCCAGGTTGCGTCCGATCATGCGCATGAACTCGGGCATCGCCACGAACAGGATGATGATGCCGCGCAGCACGCCGGCCAGCTGGCGCGGCACACCGAGCGTCAGGTCCAGTGCGATCGCGCCGCTCTTGATGACGCCGAACAGCGCGGCCGCCGGGATGACGCCAAGCGGGTTGTTCGCCGCCAGCACGGAGACGGTGATACCGTCGAACCCGACCTGCGGAACGCTGGGCTGCCAGTAGCCCAGCACCATGAACACGAACACGCCGCCGGCGAGGCCGCCGAGCAGCCCCGACAGGGTGAACGTGCGGACGATGACGCGCTTCGCGTCGACGCCGCTGTACTCCGCGGCGGCGGGCTGTTCCCCGCTCAGACGGATGTTGTACCCGAGCGTCGAGTTCTTCAACATGTAGTGTGCGCCGACGGCTATCAACAGCGTCGGGATGAAGATGAGCACGGAGAACGACGACGCCTCGGGGAAGAGGATGGCCGGCGGAACGGCGTGGTCGGGGATCAGCGCCGTCTGGACGGCGGCTCCCTCACGCAGGAACGACCGGACCGCCGTGAACGCCACCGCGCCCGCGATGAAGTTCAGCATGATCGTCGTGATGACCTCGTTGGCGTCGTAGTACGCCAGGAGAACGCCGGGGAGCGCGCCGTACAGCGCGCCGGCCAGCCCCGCGACCAGCATGCCGAAGGCGAACAGCACGAGACCGCCGATGGCGTTCGCCGGCACCAGACTCGCGGTGTACTGCACCGCGGCCGCACCCGCGAGGCCGCCGAAGATGAACTGCCCCTGCGTCCCGATGTTGAAGATGCCAGCCTGGAACGTCACTGCGACCGCGACGCCCGCAAGGATCAGCAGCGTCGTCTCGCGGAGCGTCAGGCCGAGACTGTACGGCGAGCCGATCGCGCCGTTCAGCATCACGCGGTACACCTCGATGGGGTTGTAGCAGAACTGCGTGCCGCCGAGCGTGAGGAACGGCGACTCGCAGGTCGCCACCGCGCCGGAGAGGAGCAACAGCACCGCGCCGACGGCCAGCGCCAGCGCGAGCGAGGCGAAGCTGATGAGGATCCGTTCTCTGGTCGACGCGTCGACCATCCGGCCCAGGATCCGCTCCAGCCTGTCGGGCAGGTTCGGTCCCGACCCGCTCATTCGTTCTCACCGTCGATTCCAGCCGTCTGCGAGGCGTTCGGATCGGCTTCGGGGGCCTCGTCGTCCGCCAGTTCCTGTCCGGCCATGAGCAGTCCGAGCTCGCGCTCGGTCACGGTTTCGGGGTCGACCGTGTCGATGATCTCGCCCTCGTACATCACCGCGATCCGGTCGGAGAGCTGCTGGAGCTCGTCGAGCTTCGAGGAGATGAGCAGCACGCCCCGGTCCTGCCGCCTGACGGAGAGCAGCTGCTCGTGGATGAACTCGATGCTCCCGACGTCGAGCCCCCGCGTGGGGTTGCTGGCGATGACGAGCTTCGGGTCGCGCTCGAGTTCGCGCCCGACGAGCAGTTTCTGCTGGTTCCCGCCGGAGAGGGACTTCACGGCGGTCCCGATGCCGGAGGTCCGGACGTCGTACTCCTCGACGATGTCCTCGGCGAGGTCGTCGTCCCGCATCCGGCGGCCGAGCGGGAACGTGTGCTGCTCGCCCAGAATGACGTTCTCGCCGTGGTCGAACTCCATCACGAGTCCCTGTTCCTGCCGGTCCGGCGGGATGTAGGAGAGCCCCTCGTCGTTCAGCTGGGTGCGGTCCCAGTCGGTTGCGTCCTCGCCGTCGAACGTGACCGACCCGCCGTCTATCTCGGTCAGCCCGGCGAGCGCGTCGGACAGCTCCGTCTGGCCGTTGCCGTCGACGCCGGCGATGCCGAGCGTCTCCCCCTCGCGGACCGTCAGCGAAACGTCCTCGACGGGCGTCGTGTCGTCGTGCTCGATCCGGAGGTCTGTCACGTCGAGGAGCTTCTCCCCTTTCGGATGGGGCTCGAGGTCCAGTTCGAGCAGCACCTCGTCGCCGACCATCAGCTCCGCGAGCTTGTTGTTGGTCGCCTCCTCGACCGGGAGGGTCGTGACCTTCTTCCCGTCCCGGAGCACGGAGATGTCGTCCGCGACGGTCATCGCCTCGCCGAGCTTGTGCGTGATGAAGATGATCGTCTTCCCCTGTTCGATCAGTTCGTCGAACACGTCGAACAGGGACTCGATCTCGTCGGGCGTGAGCACGGCGGTCGGCTCGTCGAGGATGAGGATGTCCGCACCGCGGTACAGCGCCTTGAGGATCTCCACGCGCTGTCTCACCCCGACGCTCACGTCCTCGACGACGGCCTCCGGGTCGATGTCGAACCCGTACCGTTCGCTGAGCTCCGCCACTTCCTGTCTGGCGGTCTCCATGTCGACGCCGACGCCGAGGGAGTCCTTCGGTTCCGACCCGAGGACGATGTTCTCGGTGACCGTCATCGGGCCGACCAGCTTGAAGTGCTGGTGGATCATCCCGATGCCTTCGTCGATGGCGTCCTGCGGGGAGTCAAAGCTCTTCTCCTCGCCGTTGATCCGGATCGTCCCGCCGTCGGGCTGGTAGAGCCCGTACAGGACGTTCATCAGCGTGGATTTCCCCGCGCCGTTCTCCCCCAGGATGACGTGGATATCGCCCCCGTCGACGCTGAGACTGACGTCGTCGTTCGCGACGACTCCCGGGAAGGTCTTTCGTATGTTCGTAAGTTCAACTGATTGGCTCATGTGTCCACGATTTGCTGCCGTATTTGATAAACGATGGTTAAATACCCTCCGTTTCCGGAGACCTCACCCACGGGGGGTCGAAGGTGTTCCCTACCCGTCAACCGTCTCCGGCGGCGATATCTCGCCGTCGATGATCTGCTGCCGAGCGCTGCTGACCATCTCGCGGGCCTCGTCGCTGACGGCGCTGCCGATGGAGTCGCCGTACACGAGCTCGTGGGCGTCGTCCTCCAGTCCCAGCGTGACGTTCGACGTCCCGTCGAACTCGCCTTCAGTCACGTTCTCGATGGTGGTGAACACTGCGGAGTCCATCCGCTTGAGCATGCTCGCGACGATGACGTCCGCGTAGTCGCTCGCGGTGATGGACTGGTCGGTGTCGACGCCGATGGCCGGGCGACCGGCCTCCTGTGCGGCCTCGAACATCCCGATGCCGGTGCCACCCGCGGCGTGGTACACGACGTCGGCATCCTCGTTGTACATCGACTGTGCGATCGACTGGCCCTGGTCGGGCGCGTTGAACGCACCCGCGTACGCGGACCGGAACTCGATGCTCTCGTCGACGCCCTTGACGCCGGCGCGGTAGCCGGCCTCGAACCGCTCGATGACGGGGTTCCGTGCGCCGCCCACGAAGCCGACGACGCCCTCGCCGGGCGCGGATGCCGTCTCCGATTCGAAGCCGTTCGTGGCGATGTGGCCCGCCAGCGTACCGGCGAGGTACGAGCCCTCGTGCTCCGAGAAGGAGATGTTCGACACGTTGTCGCGGTCCTGAACGGCGGCGTCGATCAGCGTCCAGTTCTGGTCGGGGAAGTCGGCAGAGACGTTCTCGATCGGGGTGACCTGGTCGAAC from Halostella salina includes these protein-coding regions:
- a CDS encoding nucleoside hydrolase, giving the protein MTTDVILDCDPGHDDAIAALLALTAPDLSVRAVTTVAGNQTLAKTTENARQVLTLADRTDVPVASGMDEPMVRDLMVAEDVHGESGLDGPDLPDPAVDTLDEHAVDCIARTAREAGGVTLVPTGPLTNVGMLLKRYPDIDRYVDEIVLMGGAVGMGNYTPAAEFNILVDPEAADIVFRSDVPVTMVGLDVTRAARVRTDEFERFRDLGTDVGVTVAEWLDYFLRFHEDRFGWDGVPLHDACAVAELIDDDIVETEAMHVAVETAGDHTAGRTVCDQWDVLDTEPNASVGVDIDREAFVDLVVDAVAKY
- a CDS encoding nucleoside hydrolase — encoded protein: MATNVVLDVDPGHDDAIALLLALGHEAVEVDAVTTVAGNGTLPKTTRNARRVLALADRADVPVAAGMAEPLVRSDDVIATPEVHGESALDGPDLPEPDRDAVDDHAVDVIRDAAREGSVTLVPTGPLTNVATALRQYPAVEDGIDGIVLMGGAAGTGNYTPAAEYNILVDPEAAAVVFDADVPVTMVGLDVTRESRLGRADIERIRGFGDPVGPTVAAWLDYFIGWHEEQYGRESVPVHDALAVGAVIDPGLVETEHLHVAVETSGDHTLGRTVCDRYGVRDAEPNAHVALGVDRGGFVDLLCGTLEAYSA
- a CDS encoding CobW family GTP-binding protein; translation: MGDRIPVTVLSGNLGAGKTTLVNHLLERSGDRELAVLVNDMGDVNVDADLVAAGSDLDVDDGVAELSNGCICCELQDDLESAVTRLARERDFDHLVVESSGISEPAPVARLFTTESRAAARYRVNGLVTVVDARLFVDAFGGDEVPERRAAGEDERPLSDLLVEQVEVSNVVLLNKADLCTEAELETAEGLVAALQPDAETARTEFSAVDPAWLLDVERFDPDAVSDLPGWKRALDDDGHGGDGDHRHPDEVYGVSSFTYRRRRPFHPERVADLLRSLPESVVRSKGTLWVADNDQRQTLGQAGSSVRVTAEGPWVASLPAVEQDLYRSNRPDLDWDDEHGDRRTELVVIGVDMDEANVRDRLDDALVTDAEWSESASLPAGPFPGSTGEDAVLREP
- a CDS encoding ArsA family ATPase, which produces MEPFVFFGGKGGVGKTTVSCAYARKCADEGVETLVVSTDPAHSVSDVFDQSFGDEPEPVDGIDRLSALEIDPEAEVSEHLGEIRGRLSDQVSTPMVNEIDRQLEMAHQTPGAYEAALFDRFVDVMRERDPYDRVVFDTAPTGSTLRLFALPEFLESWIERLMHKRKQSIDRFEKAAIGNREPRRVMDGDPVLAHLQDRKEFFEFAGGALRNDAAFFIVLNPDQLSVNETGRAIEDMQGEDLGVRGLVANKLTPSPDADEDGRGARYLRDRVETERERLDAVRDRFDPPLVAEIETRTREVKGDLLAEVAAELDVEVRADAPSFV
- a CDS encoding NAD-dependent epimerase/dehydratase family protein — encoded protein: MRNVVVTGGLGTAGTWVVDHLNRAGWNVTCIDLGTPAGAGPGGTVVDGVEFRKGDLTDHGQAWELVAESDPDAVVHMAAVPMAGIVSESRTFETNVTSTYNVLTAAGRVGADVVWTSSDAVYGSVFADPPWLPDYLPVDEGHPCRPTDPYGTSKQVGENVAAMTARKHGVDVASLRPPLIEVPGEYRSAERRAAFDPETAERDGEYWSYVDVRDVARAVEAALTTDLGGHEAFLVAAADNCLDRPTASAIESVYGDLPDDCEIEGDESAFSSAKARSVLGWEPRHGWRSAEDESVAPPSFD
- a CDS encoding EamA family transporter; amino-acid sequence: MLQLSDALLGTILATTASLMFAFQYLFVRLGTREGSVSEVIWVSLLSNVVILVPPALVLYDVSMSTEALLAFAGAGLSGSLFARICMFTSIERLGASRTSPIVASNALFATLLAVVVLDESLTAVHFLGVVLIVAGVAVISYETAESQRVEVSRRELALLFFVPILGAVFLGIEPIFISLALGAGGSIIPGTAVVVTTAFIGFTVYTRATTGLPSPSIVRQPYMKWYIAAGVATTFGLLAAFTALQTAPVVIAVPLIQTSPLLVIGLSALFLSSRLERVTPAVLVSTVIIILGATIVSLSG
- a CDS encoding ABC transporter permease → MIESERLTRRRIGLLAIAVLLVGGLLATPYRSELIGILGVGFFNTALTLSVPITLAGVGGLYAEKSGVINIGIEGLLIAGAFTSVLVTGISVDAVGAGSAVWLGMLAAVVVSTLGALLFGVICIRYKADQIIAGLAVWFVFLGLAPFFSRVYWGQINSPTVATFSEVPIPVLSEIPVLGRILFTNYPTTYLMLVIVPVAWYVLKFTSFGMWVRASGEHPEALDTAGVNVNRVRYISIMISGALSGIGGSALTLSTVGQFIGQGQTIVSGDGFIGIVAYLMGNYNPLATFGAAALFAGLDAYQVRMQQIGLDIAPELFGAIPYAAVIVVLVLFGYTRIPERAGENYESGDE